One Microbispora sp. ZYX-F-249 DNA segment encodes these proteins:
- a CDS encoding FAD-binding oxidoreductase, with amino-acid sequence MNALNALRSAVRGRVWLTGDSGFDASRRPWNLAVEQPVAAVVEAADADDVAALVRHARTAGLTVATQPNGHGATGRTDGAVLLRTRPLDSVEIDPAARRARVGAGVSSGRLQAAAAPYGLTGLPGSSPVVSVTGVALGGGLSWFGRAHGWVADSVTAFDIVDAEGRQRRVTAETDPDLYWALRGGGGDFAVVTALELSLHPAPRLYGGRVLWPAEHAPDVLDAYRRITASAPDELTVWLDLLQFPGSAPMVAVDAAYLGEAAEARDLLAPLERLPRPLSDTRRTMPVSELGSITAEPTEPGAGSSRAELLTRLDDTTAKTLLADPVAPLMSVQIRHLGGAFARPSDSPHGPLAEPYALYLFGVPADPATAEAITARQRALAEALPVGGRKPLTFLNPRESVADAFTPAVLKRLRGAKRRHDPHGVFRGNFPVLAAEESQPPATGLPF; translated from the coding sequence GTGAACGCTCTGAACGCCCTGCGCTCCGCCGTTCGCGGGCGGGTCTGGTTGACCGGCGACTCCGGCTTCGACGCCTCCCGCCGTCCGTGGAACCTGGCCGTCGAACAACCGGTGGCGGCCGTGGTGGAGGCGGCCGACGCCGACGACGTCGCCGCGCTGGTCCGGCACGCCCGCACCGCCGGATTGACCGTCGCCACCCAGCCGAACGGGCACGGCGCGACCGGCCGCACCGACGGCGCCGTCCTGCTGCGCACCAGGCCGCTGGACTCCGTGGAGATCGATCCGGCCGCCCGGCGCGCCCGCGTCGGAGCCGGCGTGTCCTCGGGTCGCCTGCAGGCCGCCGCCGCGCCGTACGGCCTGACCGGCCTGCCGGGCAGCTCTCCGGTCGTCAGCGTCACCGGCGTCGCCCTCGGCGGCGGGCTCAGCTGGTTCGGCCGGGCCCACGGCTGGGTCGCCGACAGCGTCACCGCCTTCGACATCGTCGACGCCGAAGGACGACAGCGGCGCGTCACCGCCGAAACCGACCCCGACCTGTACTGGGCCCTGCGCGGCGGAGGCGGCGACTTCGCCGTCGTCACCGCCCTGGAGCTGTCCCTCCACCCCGCGCCACGACTCTACGGAGGGCGGGTGCTGTGGCCGGCCGAACACGCGCCGGACGTCCTGGACGCCTACCGGCGGATCACCGCCAGCGCTCCGGACGAGCTGACCGTCTGGCTGGATCTGCTGCAATTCCCCGGCTCCGCTCCCATGGTGGCGGTGGACGCCGCATACCTCGGTGAGGCGGCCGAGGCTCGCGATCTGCTGGCTCCCCTGGAGCGCCTTCCCCGGCCGCTGTCGGACACCCGGCGGACCATGCCGGTCTCCGAGCTCGGGTCCATCACCGCCGAGCCCACGGAGCCCGGCGCCGGCTCCTCCCGCGCTGAGCTGCTGACCCGGCTGGACGACACGACGGCCAAGACGCTGCTCGCCGATCCCGTCGCTCCGCTGATGAGCGTGCAGATCCGCCATCTGGGCGGCGCGTTCGCCCGCCCTTCCGACAGCCCGCACGGACCGCTGGCCGAGCCTTACGCGCTCTACCTGTTCGGCGTCCCGGCCGACCCGGCGACGGCCGAGGCGATCACGGCCAGGCAGCGCGCACTCGCCGAAGCCCTCCCGGTCGGCGGGCGCAAGCCCCTGACCTTCCTCAACCCCCGCGAGAGCGTGGCCGACGCCTTCACCCCCGCCGTGCTGAAGCGCCTGCGGGGCGCCAAGCGCCGCCACGACCCCCATGGCGTCTTCCGCGGCAACTTCCCCGTTCTCGCCGCCGAAGAGTCACAGCCGCCCGCCACGGGACTGCCCTTCTGA
- a CDS encoding LysR family transcriptional regulator: MLERHELEAFLTLAEELHFGRTAERLRVSTARISQTIAKLERRVGVPLFHRTSRRVELTPLGRRLHEQTRPAWHQITSAFEQAVAEGRGVIGTLRVAFVGAAGGQLLVGAAELLRRSEPGCDVQLREAQMVDLMPWLRAGEVDVALGTFPVEEPGIVTGPVLVSEARLLAVPSGHPFARRESVCLEDLAGVPLLQLPGTLPDSLREDRTPRTTPSGRMIEPGPAAATFNEMLTLIGAGHGAFPVGAQARRYYARPDVAYVPFSDAPPLEWGLLWRADNSTARVRAFVRAAGDRLRGPR, encoded by the coding sequence ATGCTGGAGCGGCACGAGCTGGAGGCGTTCCTCACCCTCGCGGAGGAGCTGCACTTCGGCCGCACCGCCGAACGCCTGCGGGTGTCCACCGCCCGGATCAGCCAGACCATCGCCAAGCTCGAACGCCGCGTCGGCGTCCCGCTGTTTCACCGCACCAGCCGCAGGGTGGAGCTGACCCCGCTGGGCCGCAGACTGCATGAGCAGACGCGACCCGCCTGGCACCAGATCACGTCCGCCTTCGAGCAGGCCGTCGCCGAAGGCCGCGGCGTCATCGGCACCCTGCGCGTCGCCTTCGTCGGCGCCGCGGGCGGGCAGCTGCTCGTCGGGGCGGCCGAACTCCTGCGGCGGAGCGAGCCCGGTTGCGACGTCCAGCTCCGGGAAGCGCAGATGGTCGATCTCATGCCCTGGTTGCGCGCCGGGGAGGTCGACGTCGCGCTGGGCACCTTCCCCGTCGAGGAGCCCGGCATCGTCACCGGGCCGGTCCTGGTGTCGGAGGCGCGCCTGCTCGCGGTGCCGTCCGGGCATCCGTTCGCCCGCCGGGAGTCGGTCTGCCTGGAGGACCTGGCCGGGGTTCCCCTGCTCCAGCTCCCCGGCACGCTCCCGGATTCCCTGCGGGAGGATCGCACCCCGCGCACCACGCCCTCCGGACGGATGATCGAGCCCGGCCCCGCCGCGGCCACGTTCAACGAGATGCTCACCCTCATCGGGGCAGGTCACGGGGCCTTTCCGGTCGGCGCGCAGGCCAGGCGCTACTACGCCAGGCCCGACGTCGCCTACGTCCCGTTCAGCGACGCTCCACCGCTGGAATGGGGTCTGCTGTGGAGAGCCGACAACTCCACCGCACGCGTCCGCGCCTTCGTCCGGGCGGCGGGCGATCGGCTCCGCGGCCCCCGCTGA
- a CDS encoding thioredoxin domain-containing protein: MNRLGGETSPYLLQHADNPVDWLPWGEEAFAEARGRDVPLLISVGYSACHWCHVMAHESFEDEATATLMNDMFVNVKVDREERPDVDAVYMGAVQAMTGQGGWPMTVFATPDGHPFYAGTYFPRPHFQRLLHAVSQAWRQDREGVLAQGEKVVEALAGQTGVPSGPAPTAETLDLAVRNLADGFDDRRGGFGGAPKFPPSMVLEFLLRHGTPDAVAMAEATMEAMARGGLYDQLGGGFARYSVDAGWVVPHFEKMLYDNALLLRVYAHWWRATGSVLARRVVLETAEWLLREMRTPEGGFASALDADSEGPDGTHGEGLFYVWTPEQLREVLGEDDGAWAASVFEVTGTFEHGTSVLQLLADPDDPARFDRVRTALRAARERRPRPGRDDKVVASWNGLVIAALAEAGALFERPDLVDAAREAAVLLDGLHTVSRDPARLLRTSRDGRAGANTGMLEDYANAAEGFLALYGVTGESRWFHRAADLLETVLTRFPDGSGGFYDAPDDGERLFQRPQDPTDNATPSGQFAAAGALLSYAALTGSARHREAAEAALGTVSALAERHARFAGWGLAVAEAALRGPAEVAIIGPADDSRTRALHRAALMSGTPGLVVALGTGQPGAALVDVPLLEGRGMVDGSPAAYVCRRFTCRAPVTTPAELRAELAR; this comes from the coding sequence ATGAACCGGCTGGGTGGCGAGACCTCTCCCTACCTCCTGCAACACGCGGACAACCCGGTGGACTGGCTCCCCTGGGGTGAGGAGGCCTTCGCGGAGGCCCGCGGGCGCGACGTCCCCCTGCTGATCAGCGTGGGGTACTCGGCATGCCACTGGTGTCACGTCATGGCGCACGAGTCGTTCGAGGACGAGGCCACCGCGACGCTGATGAACGACATGTTCGTCAACGTCAAGGTGGACCGCGAGGAGCGGCCCGACGTGGACGCCGTCTACATGGGCGCGGTCCAGGCGATGACCGGCCAGGGCGGCTGGCCGATGACGGTCTTCGCCACCCCCGACGGGCACCCGTTCTACGCCGGCACCTACTTCCCCCGGCCGCACTTCCAGCGGCTGCTGCACGCCGTCTCGCAGGCCTGGCGGCAGGACCGGGAGGGCGTCCTGGCCCAGGGCGAGAAGGTGGTGGAGGCGCTCGCCGGGCAGACCGGGGTTCCGTCGGGCCCGGCGCCCACCGCCGAGACCCTCGACCTGGCCGTACGGAACCTCGCGGACGGCTTCGACGACCGGCGGGGCGGATTCGGCGGGGCGCCCAAGTTCCCGCCGTCCATGGTCCTGGAGTTCCTGCTGCGGCACGGCACCCCAGATGCCGTCGCCATGGCGGAGGCGACCATGGAGGCGATGGCCAGGGGCGGCTTGTACGACCAGCTGGGCGGGGGCTTCGCCCGCTACTCCGTCGACGCGGGCTGGGTCGTGCCGCACTTCGAGAAGATGCTCTACGACAACGCGCTGCTGCTGCGGGTCTACGCCCACTGGTGGCGGGCGACCGGATCGGTCCTGGCCAGGCGGGTGGTCCTGGAGACCGCCGAATGGCTGCTGCGCGAGATGCGCACGCCGGAGGGCGGGTTCGCCTCCGCCCTCGACGCCGACAGCGAGGGACCGGACGGCACGCACGGCGAGGGCTTGTTCTACGTCTGGACCCCCGAGCAGCTCCGCGAGGTCCTCGGAGAGGACGACGGAGCCTGGGCGGCCTCGGTGTTCGAGGTGACCGGCACGTTCGAGCACGGCACGTCGGTGCTCCAGCTTCTCGCCGACCCCGACGACCCGGCCCGGTTCGACCGGGTCCGTACGGCCCTGCGCGCCGCGCGGGAGCGCCGGCCGCGGCCCGGACGGGACGACAAGGTCGTGGCCTCCTGGAACGGGCTGGTGATCGCCGCCCTGGCCGAGGCGGGCGCGCTCTTCGAGCGGCCCGACCTGGTCGACGCCGCGCGTGAGGCGGCCGTGCTGCTCGACGGCCTGCACACGGTGAGCCGCGACCCGGCCCGGCTGCTGCGCACCTCCCGCGACGGCCGGGCGGGGGCCAACACGGGCATGCTGGAGGACTACGCCAACGCGGCCGAGGGCTTCCTCGCCCTCTATGGCGTCACCGGCGAGAGCCGGTGGTTCCACCGCGCCGCAGATCTGCTGGAGACCGTGCTGACGCGGTTCCCCGACGGGTCCGGGGGGTTCTACGACGCCCCCGACGACGGCGAGCGGCTGTTCCAGCGGCCCCAGGACCCGACCGACAACGCGACGCCGTCGGGCCAGTTCGCGGCGGCGGGCGCGCTGCTGTCGTACGCCGCGCTCACCGGCTCCGCCCGGCACCGGGAAGCGGCCGAGGCGGCGCTGGGCACGGTCTCCGCGCTCGCGGAGCGGCACGCCCGGTTCGCCGGATGGGGTCTCGCGGTGGCTGAGGCGGCGCTGCGCGGCCCCGCCGAGGTGGCGATCATCGGCCCGGCCGACGACTCCCGTACGCGTGCGCTGCACCGGGCGGCCCTCATGTCCGGCACGCCGGGTTTGGTCGTCGCGCTGGGCACCGGACAGCCCGGCGCCGCACTCGTGGACGTGCCGCTGCTGGAGGGCCGGGGCATGGTCGACGGCTCACCCGCGGCCTACGTGTGCCGTCGGTTCACCTGCCGCGCGCCGGTCACCACCCCCGCGGAACTGCGGGCCGAACTGGCCCGGTAG
- a CDS encoding GNAT family N-acetyltransferase: MSTDARVAHNAAASRYEILLGDTLAGFAQYRLRDGSMVFTHTEVRGEFGGRGLGGMLVGAALDEARAAGLRVVPLCSFVAWYIEKHPEYRELVDDDYRGLVDAPE, translated from the coding sequence GTGAGCACGGACGCGCGAGTGGCGCACAACGCCGCCGCGTCGCGCTACGAGATCCTGCTCGGCGACACGCTCGCCGGGTTCGCGCAGTACCGGCTGCGGGACGGCTCGATGGTCTTCACGCACACCGAGGTGCGCGGCGAGTTCGGGGGCCGGGGGCTGGGCGGCATGCTGGTCGGCGCGGCCCTGGACGAGGCACGGGCGGCCGGCCTGCGGGTCGTGCCGCTGTGCTCGTTCGTGGCCTGGTACATCGAGAAGCATCCGGAATACCGCGAGCTGGTGGACGACGACTACCGCGGCCTCGTCGACGCGCCGGAATAG
- the mca gene encoding mycothiol conjugate amidase Mca encodes MSAPLRLMAVHAHPDDESSKGAATMARYVAEGVEVLVVTCTGGERGSILNPKMDRPDILENMGEVRRQEMEKAREILGVQQRFLGFVDSGLPEDENEPLPEGCFALQPLEVASAPLVAAVREFRPHVILTYDDNGGYPHPDHIMTNRVSIEAFEAAGDPDRYPGTGEPWQPLKLYYHMGFTRERFEALHNAMTERDMGSPYADWIARWEDRPQKWEVTTKVPCAEYFEIRDLALLAHATQVDPDGFWFVCPRELQQEIWPTEDYHLARSLVDTTLPEDDLFAGIHAEVTPACS; translated from the coding sequence GTGAGTGCACCGTTGAGACTGATGGCCGTGCACGCGCACCCAGACGACGAGTCGAGCAAGGGCGCCGCCACGATGGCCCGCTACGTCGCGGAGGGCGTGGAGGTCCTCGTTGTCACGTGTACGGGCGGGGAACGCGGCTCGATCCTCAACCCCAAGATGGACCGGCCCGACATCCTCGAGAACATGGGCGAGGTGCGCCGCCAGGAGATGGAGAAGGCGCGCGAGATCCTCGGCGTGCAGCAGCGTTTCCTCGGCTTCGTCGACTCCGGGCTGCCGGAGGACGAGAACGAGCCGCTGCCCGAGGGGTGCTTCGCGCTGCAGCCGCTCGAAGTGGCCTCCGCGCCGCTCGTCGCCGCCGTCCGGGAGTTCCGGCCGCACGTGATCCTCACGTACGACGACAACGGCGGCTACCCGCATCCCGACCACATCATGACCAACCGGGTGTCGATCGAGGCGTTCGAGGCGGCGGGCGACCCCGACCGCTACCCGGGCACGGGCGAGCCGTGGCAGCCGCTGAAGCTCTACTACCACATGGGCTTCACCCGGGAGCGGTTCGAGGCGCTGCACAACGCGATGACCGAGCGCGACATGGGCTCGCCGTACGCCGACTGGATCGCGCGGTGGGAGGACCGTCCGCAGAAGTGGGAGGTCACCACCAAGGTCCCGTGCGCGGAGTACTTCGAGATCCGCGACCTGGCCCTGCTCGCGCACGCCACCCAGGTGGACCCCGACGGGTTCTGGTTCGTCTGCCCCCGTGAGCTCCAGCAGGAGATCTGGCCGACCGAGGACTACCACCTCGCGCGGTCCCTGGTGGACACCACGCTGCCGGAGGACGACCTGTTCGCGGGGATCCACGCGGAGGTCACCCCTGCCTGCTCGTAA
- a CDS encoding DUF4307 domain-containing protein: MPTDEAGGQGTRPVLGTPDDFPPRPARPARLVPYVVIALIVAVIAGGWGFVMLRANGNPSVSADVITFDASAPDSAVITFTVHKPADRAATCRIQALDTKHLEVGSREVGIPRGRSDLEFTERLRTSAQATAVHVDYCDLV; encoded by the coding sequence ATGCCCACGGATGAGGCCGGCGGCCAGGGGACACGCCCGGTGCTCGGCACCCCGGACGATTTCCCGCCCCGCCCGGCGCGGCCCGCCAGGCTGGTGCCGTACGTCGTGATTGCGCTGATCGTGGCGGTGATCGCGGGCGGATGGGGCTTCGTCATGCTGCGTGCCAACGGGAATCCGTCCGTGAGCGCGGACGTCATCACCTTCGACGCGAGCGCTCCGGACTCCGCCGTGATCACCTTCACCGTGCACAAGCCGGCCGACCGGGCGGCGACGTGCCGGATCCAGGCGCTCGACACCAAGCACCTGGAGGTCGGCAGCCGCGAGGTCGGCATTCCCAGGGGCCGGTCGGACCTCGAGTTCACCGAGCGGCTGAGGACGAGCGCGCAGGCCACAGCGGTACATGTCGACTACTGCGATCTCGTATAG
- the greA gene encoding transcription elongation factor GreA — translation MAVSQNDNVTWLTQEAYDRLKEEYEYLSGPGRTDIAKKIEAAREEGDLRENGGYHAAKDEQGKMEARIFHLRQILDSARVGEAPRAEGIVGPGMTVTVRFDGDDEEVTFLLASREESGAPIDVYSPNSPLGSAINGKKIGEKATYTLPNGRQNTVEILEAVPYIGN, via the coding sequence GTGGCCGTCTCCCAGAACGACAACGTCACCTGGCTGACGCAAGAGGCGTACGACCGCCTCAAGGAGGAGTACGAGTACCTTTCGGGCCCGGGTCGCACGGACATCGCCAAGAAGATCGAAGCCGCCCGGGAAGAGGGTGACCTCAGGGAGAACGGCGGCTACCACGCCGCCAAGGACGAGCAGGGCAAGATGGAGGCCCGCATCTTCCACCTCCGGCAGATCCTGGACAGCGCCAGGGTCGGCGAGGCTCCCCGCGCCGAGGGCATCGTGGGTCCGGGCATGACCGTGACGGTCCGCTTCGACGGCGACGACGAGGAGGTCACCTTCCTGCTGGCCTCCCGCGAGGAGAGCGGCGCGCCCATCGACGTCTACTCGCCGAACTCTCCCCTCGGGTCCGCGATCAACGGCAAGAAGATCGGGGAGAAGGCGACGTACACGCTGCCGAACGGCAGGCAGAACACGGTCGAGATCCTCGAAGCCGTTCCGTACATCGGCAACTAG
- a CDS encoding C40 family peptidase, producing MSEARQDLAYRPRLPRPGRLRRTVPLIAVSLVTVLTADVLVLGELTSGSPDSGVVASLSEGRTGNRYVAAARQARDPVSPTPPGRQAPAAQTVTRQPVAALGRLIRPHLFVVANRPLPPEVVEKVRRVKGVTAAEVTGAADVSVDGKRVPTMGVDPSTFRSYTPKVTASSDELWRNIAAGDMAVSFELGNDGGVQLGSQVQSGGRRLRIGAYATVGMGSIAAIVSKGTAAALGIPDGNALVVSAPKVDSRKLRLRLLKILPKGSQVATINPVVVTPKGRRVWPQTAFMSADQLKVALTAAVSKLGRPYVWGAEGPDSFDCSGLVQWAYAQAGVRMPRVTYQQWVTGPQVPLSQAQPGDLLFWRNDPTNPGYISHVAIYWGNGKMLHAPHTGDVVRIADVYTKNLAGVVRVSPQISARVR from the coding sequence GTGTCCGAGGCTCGCCAGGACCTCGCCTACCGCCCCCGGCTGCCCCGTCCGGGGCGCCTGCGCAGGACGGTTCCCCTCATCGCCGTCTCGCTCGTCACCGTGCTGACGGCCGACGTGCTCGTGCTGGGCGAACTCACATCCGGCTCCCCGGATTCGGGCGTGGTCGCGTCCCTGTCCGAGGGGCGCACCGGCAATCGCTACGTGGCGGCGGCGCGGCAGGCCCGCGACCCGGTGTCCCCGACGCCGCCGGGGCGGCAGGCTCCGGCCGCCCAGACGGTGACGCGTCAGCCGGTGGCCGCGCTGGGGCGGCTGATCCGCCCGCATCTGTTCGTGGTGGCCAACCGGCCGCTGCCGCCCGAGGTCGTGGAGAAGGTACGCCGGGTCAAGGGCGTGACGGCGGCCGAGGTGACCGGCGCGGCCGATGTGTCCGTGGACGGCAAGCGGGTGCCGACGATGGGCGTCGACCCGTCCACCTTCCGCTCGTACACGCCGAAGGTGACGGCATCCTCCGACGAGTTGTGGCGCAACATCGCCGCCGGCGACATGGCGGTCTCCTTCGAGCTCGGCAACGACGGCGGCGTGCAGCTCGGCTCGCAGGTCCAAAGCGGCGGCAGGCGCCTGCGCATCGGCGCGTACGCCACGGTGGGCATGGGCTCGATCGCGGCGATCGTCTCGAAGGGGACGGCGGCGGCGCTCGGCATCCCGGACGGCAACGCCCTGGTGGTGAGCGCGCCGAAGGTCGACTCCCGCAAGCTCCGCCTCAGGCTGCTGAAGATCCTGCCCAAGGGCAGCCAGGTCGCCACGATCAACCCGGTGGTGGTGACGCCCAAGGGCCGGAGGGTGTGGCCGCAGACCGCGTTCATGTCGGCCGATCAGCTCAAGGTCGCGCTGACGGCGGCGGTGAGCAAACTCGGCCGGCCGTACGTGTGGGGCGCGGAGGGGCCCGACAGCTTCGACTGCTCGGGGCTCGTGCAGTGGGCGTACGCGCAGGCGGGCGTGCGCATGCCCCGCGTGACGTACCAGCAGTGGGTCACCGGGCCGCAGGTGCCGCTGTCGCAGGCGCAGCCGGGTGACCTGCTGTTCTGGCGCAACGATCCGACGAACCCGGGATACATCTCGCACGTCGCCATCTACTGGGGCAACGGGAAGATGCTGCACGCCCCGCACACCGGCGACGTCGTGAGAATCGCCGACGTCTACACCAAGAACCTCGCCGGGGTCGTCAGGGTCAGCCCGCAGATCTCCGCCCGCGTCCGCTGA
- a CDS encoding acyl-CoA-like ligand-binding transcription factor: MSSPQRADRTSSLSDRAVTSLRERKKAKTRRTIQEQALRLFAEQGYDATTVEQIAEAAEVSPSTFFRYFPTKEDVVTQDDYDPILMEAIKAQPAGLPPLTALRAAFRTAFESMGAEELDQVLARTKLSASVPALRARTVEGLFATIDMLAGAVAERAGRDPHSPAVRTLVGAVMGVMLPAILTWVERDGRTPLPALLDEALGYLEAGLPI, encoded by the coding sequence ATGAGCTCACCCCAGCGCGCTGACCGGACCTCGTCCCTCTCCGACCGCGCTGTCACGAGCCTGCGCGAGCGCAAGAAGGCGAAGACCCGCAGGACCATCCAGGAGCAGGCCCTGCGGCTGTTCGCCGAGCAGGGGTACGACGCGACGACGGTCGAGCAGATCGCGGAGGCGGCGGAGGTCTCCCCCAGCACGTTCTTCCGCTACTTCCCCACGAAGGAGGACGTGGTCACCCAGGACGACTACGACCCGATCCTGATGGAGGCGATCAAGGCACAACCGGCCGGCCTGCCCCCGCTGACCGCCCTGCGCGCCGCGTTCCGCACCGCGTTCGAGTCGATGGGGGCCGAGGAGCTCGACCAGGTGCTCGCCCGGACCAAGCTGTCCGCCTCCGTTCCCGCCCTGCGCGCCCGCACGGTCGAAGGGCTGTTCGCCACCATCGACATGCTCGCGGGCGCGGTGGCCGAGCGGGCGGGCCGCGACCCCCACAGCCCCGCCGTACGGACGCTCGTCGGCGCGGTCATGGGAGTCATGCTCCCGGCGATTCTCACCTGGGTGGAACGGGACGGCCGGACACCCCTGCCCGCGCTGCTCGACGAGGCCCTCGGTTACCTGGAGGCCGGGCTGCCGATCTGA
- a CDS encoding phosphoenolpyruvate carboxykinase (GTP), giving the protein MSISVEVPTPTTHSDLAAWVSQIAELTQPDRIEWCDGSEAEWTRLTNLLVEQGTLKRLVKRPNSFYAASDPSDVARVEDRTFICSEREQDAGPTNNWIAPDEMRRTFATLFKGCMRGRTMYVVPFCMGPLGGNISQLGVEITDSPYVVVSMRIMTRMGEEALRLIEKRGAARKARESEARAGEGRGKRDHEHGDFVKAVHSVGAPLEPGQADVPWPCSQTKYISHFPETREIWSYGSGYGGNALLGKKCYALRIASVMARDEGWLAEHMLILKLTPPQGEARYVAAAFPSACGKTNLAMLQPTIPGWKVETIGDDIAWMRFGPDGRLYAINPEAGFFGVAPGTGASTNGNAIETLWGNSIFTNVALTDDGDVWWEGLTDEPPAHLTDWKGRDWTPDSPEPAAHPNARFTTPAEQCPTIAPEWQDPAGVPISAILFGGRRATAVPLVTESLSWQHGVFLGANVASEKTAAAEGKVGELRRDPFAMLPFCGYNMGDYFAHWLEVGTMTDPEKLPKIYYVNWFRKDANGRFLWPGFGENSRVLKWIVDRLNGVADAVPTPIGNLPASLDTEGLDIAPEDMELLLSVDPEVWREEAALIPSHFETFGEHMPKELWDEYHALVERLG; this is encoded by the coding sequence GTGTCCATTTCAGTAGAGGTACCGACGCCCACCACGCACAGCGATCTGGCGGCCTGGGTGAGCCAGATCGCGGAGCTGACCCAGCCGGACCGGATCGAATGGTGCGACGGCTCCGAGGCCGAGTGGACGCGCCTGACCAACCTGCTGGTGGAGCAGGGCACCCTCAAGCGGCTGGTCAAGCGTCCCAACAGCTTCTACGCCGCCTCGGACCCGAGCGACGTCGCCCGGGTGGAGGACCGGACGTTCATCTGCTCCGAGCGCGAACAGGACGCCGGCCCCACCAACAACTGGATCGCGCCCGACGAGATGCGCCGGACGTTCGCCACGCTGTTCAAGGGCTGCATGCGGGGCCGGACCATGTACGTGGTGCCGTTCTGCATGGGTCCCCTGGGCGGGAACATCTCGCAGCTCGGGGTCGAGATCACCGACTCGCCGTACGTCGTCGTGTCGATGCGGATCATGACCCGCATGGGCGAGGAGGCGCTGCGCCTCATCGAGAAGCGCGGAGCGGCGCGAAAGGCCCGAGAGAGCGAGGCACGAGCCGGCGAGGGCCGCGGCAAGCGCGATCATGAGCACGGCGACTTCGTGAAGGCCGTCCACTCGGTGGGCGCCCCGCTCGAGCCCGGCCAGGCCGACGTGCCGTGGCCCTGCAGCCAGACCAAGTACATCAGCCACTTCCCTGAGACCCGGGAGATCTGGTCGTACGGCTCGGGCTACGGCGGCAACGCGCTGCTGGGCAAGAAGTGCTACGCGCTGCGCATCGCCAGCGTGATGGCCCGCGACGAGGGCTGGCTGGCCGAGCACATGCTGATCCTCAAGCTCACGCCGCCGCAGGGCGAGGCGCGGTACGTCGCGGCGGCCTTCCCGTCGGCGTGTGGCAAGACGAACCTCGCCATGCTCCAGCCCACGATCCCGGGCTGGAAGGTCGAGACCATCGGCGACGACATCGCCTGGATGCGCTTCGGCCCCGACGGCAGGCTCTACGCGATCAACCCGGAGGCGGGCTTCTTCGGTGTCGCCCCCGGCACGGGCGCCTCGACGAACGGCAACGCGATCGAGACGCTGTGGGGCAACAGCATCTTCACGAACGTCGCACTGACCGACGACGGCGACGTCTGGTGGGAGGGCCTCACCGACGAGCCGCCCGCGCACCTGACCGACTGGAAGGGCCGCGACTGGACGCCGGACTCCCCGGAGCCCGCCGCCCACCCGAACGCCCGGTTCACCACTCCGGCCGAGCAGTGCCCGACGATCGCCCCCGAATGGCAGGACCCGGCCGGGGTGCCGATCTCCGCCATCCTGTTCGGCGGCCGCAGGGCGACCGCCGTGCCGCTGGTGACCGAGTCGCTGAGCTGGCAGCACGGCGTCTTCCTGGGCGCCAACGTGGCCTCGGAGAAGACGGCTGCCGCCGAGGGCAAGGTCGGCGAGCTGCGCCGCGACCCGTTCGCGATGCTGCCGTTCTGCGGCTACAACATGGGCGACTACTTCGCGCACTGGCTCGAGGTCGGCACGATGACCGACCCGGAGAAGCTGCCGAAGATCTACTACGTGAACTGGTTCCGCAAGGACGCGAACGGCCGCTTCCTGTGGCCGGGCTTCGGCGAGAACAGCCGGGTGCTCAAGTGGATCGTCGACCGGCTGAACGGCGTGGCCGACGCCGTGCCCACGCCGATCGGCAACCTGCCGGCCTCGCTCGACACCGAGGGCCTCGACATCGCGCCCGAGGACATGGAGCTTCTGCTCAGCGTCGACCCCGAGGTGTGGCGCGAGGAGGCCGCGCTCATCCCGTCCCACTTCGAGACCTTCGGCGAGCACATGCCGAAGGAGCTGTGGGACGAATACCACGCCCTGGTCGAGCGGCTCGGCTGA